Part of the Streptomyces sp. WMMC500 genome is shown below.
GCCGCTGCCGCGGCGCCCGGCTCATCCGGCGCCACCGGTCGCGCCACAGCGGCTCCGGCTCCGGCCCGGCGCGCGCGGCGTCCCGGTGCACCACGGGCCGTACCGTGCCGGCCGGCGGGCGGGCCGCGGTCGCCCGGCCGGACACCGGCAGCTCCCAGCGGTACGTGGGCTGCGCCTGCCGCTCCTCCGGCAGCGCCACCTCCAGCCGCACCCGCGTCTGCGCCTCCGCGTCGGCGCCGAGCAACTGCGGCGCCAGCGCCGCGAGCACCTGCTCCTCCGCCTCCTCGAACGACCCGCCGGCGTACGACTGGTCGAGCGCGACGTGCTCCCACTCCCCCTTGCCGTAGCCGCGCCGCACGGTCCAGTTGTAGCGGGGCACGGACGGCGCGGCGGGGTCGAGGAACGGCAGTTTGTCGAAGGTGACGAGGACGCTCACGGGCGCGCGCCGCACCGCGCGGATCTCCCGCCGCTGGCGCGGCGTCAGCTCACCCGAGCGCTCGGCGACCCACGCTTCGAGGGACTCGACGGCGGTACGCGCCGCCGCGCCGTCCCCCGCGGCGGAGCCGGCGCCGGGGCCGGCTCCGATGTCCGCGGCGGCCTCGCGGGCCACGAGCTTGAGGTACAGCAGCATGTCGCGCAGCGCGCGCTCCGGCGCGGCCTGCCGGTGCAGCAGCCCGTGCCCGTCGCGCCAGTCGCGCAGCCGCCGGGCGCCCAGGGGGCGGCCCTGGATGTCGAGCACGTGGTGCACCAGCCGCTCGACGACCTCCGGGTCGCGCGGCGCGGGCAGGTCGGCGAGCCGATACAGCGCGCTGAGCCGGTCGAGCGCGCCCCAGGCGCCGTACCGCGGCGGGCCCAGCGCGCGCTGGAGGTCGGTCCAGGAGGTGCGTTCGTCGTCGATGCCGTGGTGGCGGTGCCAGTGCCAGGCGTCGTGCAGCCGCATCAGCTCGCGGTACGGCTCGGGGCCCAGCCCCTCCGCGCCGGGCAGCAGGTGCTCGGGCGAGAGCGCCCGCAGCTCGTCGAGGGACACGGCGGTGCCGCCGCCGGTGCCGCTGCGGTAGCGGGCCTTGACGACGCCGACGACCTCGCCGCGGCCGAGGTGCAGCACGGGCCCGCCGGAGGCGCCCTTCCGGATCGGGGTGGGGGTGCCGAGCAGGATCTGCTGCCCGTTGCGGCCCGCGAACTCGGCGCTCAGCAGGGCCGCTTCGACCTCGTCGCCGTTGCCGGCGGCGGCGCGCCCGTGGGCGCTGAGGAGTACGGCCTGGTCGAGGAAGTCGTCGTAGCGGTCGCCGAGCCAGACGGGTTCGCTGCCGGCCGGCGGCCGGGCGGGGGTCCCCCGCTCGGGGCCGGACGGAGCACCGGGGCGGGCGTCGGCCCGGGCGCCGGGCTGGACACCGATCTGAGCGGCGTGGAGAGCGGCGTACGGGAACCCGTACTGCGCCTCGCCCCGCGGGCTCTCACTCGCCCCCGCAGCCGCACGCGTCGCGTCGGCCCGCGCCGGCAACAGCCGTACCAGGGCGAGATCCGGCCCTACCTGCATCACCGCCTCGGCGAACGTCTCGTCCCGCACCTCGGGATCGCGGCCCATCCGCGCGGCCGTGCCGTCGGGCGAGGGCATGCTGTACTCCACCCGGCCCGGCACCGTACGCCCGCCCACGACCACGCCGATCAGCTCGCCCGGCGCCGTACCGCGCCGCCAGCCGTCGGGGTGGACGAAGACGTGCGCGCAGGTCAGCACCCACTCCGGCGCGACGAGGAACCCGCTGCCCCACAGGGACCCGTCGTCGGAGCCGGGCGCCGCCCGGATGTCGACGGTCGCCGCTGCGGCGAGTTTGCAGAGCTGGTAACGCGCGTAGTCCGCGCCCTCACTGCTCTCGATCGGAACCCTCATACCGGTGCGGACGCCGTGGCAGACGCGCCGGATGCACCAGATGCAGCCGTATCGGGCGCGGTGGCCGAGGCGGCGTGGGACGCGTCCCCGGAGGGCTCGGCCGACCGCGAACCGGGCTGCCAGGTGAGGGTGACCGACAGTTGCGCCGCGGTGTTCGCGTCGGCGAGCAGCGCGATCGCCTTCCCCGTCCCCGCGGAGATCTCCACGCCGAACGTCACGCTCACCTCGTGCGGCGCGGCGGCCGCGGTCGCCGCCCGTACGGAGGCGGCCACTCCGCCGACCAGCGGCGCGAAGCCGGCGAGCCGGGCGGTCAGCCGGCCCCAGTCGGCGACGTCCTGGGGTTCGTCGTCGGCGTCCGGGTCCCACGCGGCCGCGGGGTCGGCGTCCTCGGGGGCACCCACGGGCGCCGGGACCCCCGCCCGCGTCTCCGCCGCGACCCGCTCGTCGAGCGGGGTCGCCCGGACCCAGACCTCGGTGCCGTCCGGCAGAGTCACGCGCTGCGGCAGATTACTGCTCATCCGATTCCCCCGACTACGCTGGGTGCCCGATGGACCGACATTAGTCCGCCGACCGCCGCCCCGCGACGGTGCCCGCCGCTGTGCGCCGGTCGTCCTCGGTGGTGAGCGATACTGAACCGGTCACTTTCCCCCTTCCGGAGCACCCACCATGTACTTCACCGACCGCGGCATCGAGGAGCTGGAGAAGCGGCGCGGCGAGGAGGAGGTCACCTTCGAGTGGCTTGCCGAGCAGTTGCGTACGTTCGTCGACCTGAACCCGGAGTTCGAGGTTCCGGTCGAGCGGCTGGCCACCTGGCTCGCCCGCCTCGACGACGAGGACGAGGACGACGACTGACGACGACTGACGACGGCCAGGGCGCGCGGCGGCGAGCGGTGGCGGGCGGATCGGCAAGGCCTGTACTTGACTTCCCGGCACCGCGATATATCGTGTCTTGACAGAGACGCGATATGTTGCGTTGGGTGTGAGCGCTCGCCAGAGCCCGAGTCAGGAGGCCGTGGATGCCGGTGCAGCTTGTGGCCGATCCCCAGACCCTCGCTTTCGAGGAGCCGGTCACGGCCCTGAAGGTGCGGATCGTCAACGGAGCCGTGCACGTCGTCGGCACCCACGACGACGCCGGCCGGCCGGGTGTGGCGCGCCTGGAGGTCAGCGAGATCGAGGGCCCGCCGCTGCGCGTGAGCCTGGAGGACGGCGAGCTGACGGTCGCGTACGAGGACCTGCCCTGGCGCGGCTTCCTGAAGTGGCTCGACCGCAAGGGCTGGCGCCGACGCGTCGTCGTCTCCCTCGCCGTGCCCGCCGCCGCGCGCGTCGAGGTGGGCGTCGTCGGCGCCGACGCCGTCGTCTCGGGGATCGCGGGCCGTACGGACGTACGCGGGGTGAGCGGCGGAGCCACCCTCGTCGGCCTCTCCGGCGCGGTCCGCGCCGACACCGTCTCGGGGGAGCTGGAGGCCCAGGCCCTCGAAGGCGACCTGCGCTACAACTCCGTCTCCGGCCCGCTCACCCTCATCGACGGCGCCGGCGGCAGCGTCCAGGCCGACACCGTCAGCGGCGACATGATCATCGACCTCTCCCCCGCCGCCCGCGCCGCGGACGTCCGCGTCAACACGGTCTCCGGCGAGATCGCCATACGGCTGCCCGAGGAGCCGGACGTCGAGGTGCACGCGAGCACGACGAGCGGAGCCGTCTCCAACGCCTTCGCGGCGCTGGACGTCGGCGGCCAGTGGGGCGCGAAGTCCGTCGACGGCCGCCTGGGCGCGGGCAAGGGCTCGCTGCGCGCGACCACCGTCTCCGGCGCCCTCGCCCTGCTCCGCCGCCCGGCGGAGGCGGACGACGAACCGGAGGACGCACCGCCGGGCGACGGCCCGGCGAGCGACGGTCCGACGGGCGACGGCCCGGCGGACAGGACCGCGGGCCCGGCAGACAAGAAGGTGCTCTGACATGCCCCCCGTCTTCGCCCACGGCCGCCTCCGCCTCTACCTGCTGAAGCTGCTCGACGAGGCCCCCCGCCACGGCTACGAGGTGATCCGCCTCCTCGAAGAGCGCTTCCAGGGCCTGTACGCCCCCTCCGCCGGCACCGTCTACCCCCGGCTCGCCAAGCTGGAGACCGAGGGCCTGGTCACGCACACCTCCGAGGGCGGCAGGAAGGTCTACGCGATCACCGAAGCGGGCCGCGCCGAACTCGCCGCCCGCCAGGCGGAGCTGGCCGAACTGGAACTGGAGATCCGCGAGTCCGTCGCCGAACTGGCCGCCGAGATACAGGCCGATGTCAGCGGCACGGCCAGCGACCTGCGCCGGGAGATGCGCCAGGCCGCCAAGGAGGCCCGGACGTCGGGCGGCGCCCGCGGCGCGAGCGCCGGGGAGAAGGAGTCGTGGCGGCAGGCGAAGGAGGAGTTCAAGCGGGCGAAGCAGGAGTTCAAGGAGCAGGCGAGGCGCGCGAAGGACGAGACGCGGCGGGCGCGGCAGGACGCGGAGCAGGCGCGCAGGTACGCGCGTGAGACGCAGGAGCGGGTACGCAGCGAGGCGGAGCGGATCGCGCGGCAGGTGCAGGACCAGATGCTGACGCGGGTCCGTACGGGCGACTGGCAGGGCGGGGTGATGGACGGCCTGGCGGAGCTGACGCGGGAGTTGGGGCACCTGGGCGGCTTCGGGGGCCGCGGCACGGGGACGGAACCCGGCACGGAAACGGAGCCCGGCAAGGGGACGGAACCGGGCAAGGGAACGGAACCCGGGGCAGAGGCGGGACCCGGCGCAGGGACGGTGCCCGGCACCGGAA
Proteins encoded:
- a CDS encoding PadR family transcriptional regulator is translated as MPPVFAHGRLRLYLLKLLDEAPRHGYEVIRLLEERFQGLYAPSAGTVYPRLAKLETEGLVTHTSEGGRKVYAITEAGRAELAARQAELAELELEIRESVAELAAEIQADVSGTASDLRREMRQAAKEARTSGGARGASAGEKESWRQAKEEFKRAKQEFKEQARRAKDETRRARQDAEQARRYARETQERVRSEAERIARQVQDQMLTRVRTGDWQGGVMDGLAELTRELGHLGGFGGRGTGTEPGTETEPGKGTEPGKGTEPGAEAGPGAGTVPGTGTAPGAGTEAASAADRIADAATPTTPTTPATPTPAPGPAPTPTGMGGVSTQWPSYVKPDAADTPEWAEDDTPQDATPTELARELERLLDRFRDDVRDAARDHGVSPDQLREARRHLSTAAAHLTALLRVGGKRGGRTG
- a CDS encoding DUF6104 family protein, which encodes MYFTDRGIEELEKRRGEEEVTFEWLAEQLRTFVDLNPEFEVPVERLATWLARLDDEDEDDD
- a CDS encoding CU044_2847 family protein — encoded protein: MSSNLPQRVTLPDGTEVWVRATPLDERVAAETRAGVPAPVGAPEDADPAAAWDPDADDEPQDVADWGRLTARLAGFAPLVGGVAASVRAATAAAAPHEVSVTFGVEISAGTGKAIALLADANTAAQLSVTLTWQPGSRSAEPSGDASHAASATAPDTAASGASGASATASAPV
- a CDS encoding trypsin-like peptidase domain-containing protein, producing MRVPIESSEGADYARYQLCKLAAAATVDIRAAPGSDDGSLWGSGFLVAPEWVLTCAHVFVHPDGWRRGTAPGELIGVVVGGRTVPGRVEYSMPSPDGTAARMGRDPEVRDETFAEAVMQVGPDLALVRLLPARADATRAAAGASESPRGEAQYGFPYAALHAAQIGVQPGARADARPGAPSGPERGTPARPPAGSEPVWLGDRYDDFLDQAVLLSAHGRAAAGNGDEVEAALLSAEFAGRNGQQILLGTPTPIRKGASGGPVLHLGRGEVVGVVKARYRSGTGGGTAVSLDELRALSPEHLLPGAEGLGPEPYRELMRLHDAWHWHRHHGIDDERTSWTDLQRALGPPRYGAWGALDRLSALYRLADLPAPRDPEVVERLVHHVLDIQGRPLGARRLRDWRDGHGLLHRQAAPERALRDMLLYLKLVAREAAADIGAGPGAGSAAGDGAAARTAVESLEAWVAERSGELTPRQRREIRAVRRAPVSVLVTFDKLPFLDPAAPSVPRYNWTVRRGYGKGEWEHVALDQSYAGGSFEEAEEQVLAALAPQLLGADAEAQTRVRLEVALPEERQAQPTYRWELPVSGRATAARPPAGTVRPVVHRDAARAGPEPEPLWRDRWRRMSRAPRQRLVRAEPPGWGREAGDGGVPVFCHALGGGRAAVVGQLLDEGTAVALWRAGGHEGDECGAECAAYHEELAALLTDGAGTVVRDLPERLHEVRREALEAGRGCAADVILLYDDADDAIGAGG
- a CDS encoding DUF4097 family beta strand repeat-containing protein; the protein is MPVQLVADPQTLAFEEPVTALKVRIVNGAVHVVGTHDDAGRPGVARLEVSEIEGPPLRVSLEDGELTVAYEDLPWRGFLKWLDRKGWRRRVVVSLAVPAAARVEVGVVGADAVVSGIAGRTDVRGVSGGATLVGLSGAVRADTVSGELEAQALEGDLRYNSVSGPLTLIDGAGGSVQADTVSGDMIIDLSPAARAADVRVNTVSGEIAIRLPEEPDVEVHASTTSGAVSNAFAALDVGGQWGAKSVDGRLGAGKGSLRATTVSGALALLRRPAEADDEPEDAPPGDGPASDGPTGDGPADRTAGPADKKVL